A DNA window from Bradyrhizobium sp. CCBAU 53421 contains the following coding sequences:
- a CDS encoding SRPBCC family protein, with translation MARVYVSTVVNARNDRVWARVRDFNGLPNWHPAIAESRIEGGEPSDKIGCVRDFRLRNGDRIREKLLGLSDYDMFCTYSILESPMGVENYVATLRLTPVTDGDQTFMEWTAEFDCAPERETELVNNIGGGVFQGGFDALKRAFGG, from the coding sequence ATGGCACGGGTTTACGTCTCCACTGTCGTCAACGCCCGCAATGACCGGGTCTGGGCCCGCGTCCGCGATTTCAACGGGCTGCCGAACTGGCATCCCGCGATCGCGGAGAGTCGGATCGAGGGCGGCGAGCCCTCCGACAAGATCGGCTGCGTCAGGGATTTCCGGCTGCGCAACGGCGATCGGATCCGCGAGAAGCTGCTCGGGCTGTCCGACTACGACATGTTCTGCACCTACTCGATTCTGGAATCGCCGATGGGGGTCGAGAACTATGTCGCGACCCTGCGGCTGACGCCGGTCACCGACGGCGACCAGACCTTTATGGAGTGGACGGCCGAGTTCGACTGCGCGCCGGAGCGTGAGACGGAACTGGTCAACAATATCGGCGGCGGTGTGTTCCAGGGTGGATTCGACGCGCTGAAGCGGGCGTTCGGAGGATAG
- a CDS encoding SRPBCC family protein encodes MPHIVKSTILDAPTDAVWAVLRDFNGHDRWHPAVATSGIERAQPSDKIGCVRRFKLKDGAELREQLLALSDLEQSFSYCLLDTPIPMFNYVAHVRLLPVTDGDRTFWHWESRFTTRTEDRDRITQMVSEDIYQAGFDAIRRHLKEAA; translated from the coding sequence GTGCCGCATATCGTCAAGAGCACGATCCTGGATGCACCGACCGATGCGGTGTGGGCCGTGCTGCGCGATTTCAACGGCCATGACCGCTGGCACCCGGCGGTCGCGACCAGCGGCATCGAGCGGGCGCAGCCGTCCGACAAGATCGGCTGCGTCAGGCGCTTCAAGCTGAAGGACGGCGCCGAGCTGCGCGAGCAATTGCTGGCGCTATCCGATCTCGAACAGTCGTTCAGCTACTGCCTGCTCGATACGCCGATCCCGATGTTCAACTACGTGGCGCATGTCCGCCTGCTGCCGGTCACCGACGGCGACCGCACCTTCTGGCACTGGGAATCGCGCTTCACGACCCGGACCGAGGACAGGGACCGCATCACGCAGATGGTTTCGGAAGACATCTACCAGGCCGGCTTCGACGCCATCCGCCGGCATCTGAAGGAGGCCGCGTAA
- a CDS encoding (2Fe-2S)-binding protein codes for MAKTPLQFRHNGRDVAIFVDGGTNLLVALRELIGDMTPKFGCGQGGCGTCSVLIDGELHLSCLTLAETVVGRSVETLDGIKDGPNLHPLQRAFADNFAAQCGYCTPGMLMAAKALLDRNPQPSRAEIVEAISGNICRCTGYEPIINAVLAAASGGRARA; via the coding sequence ATGGCCAAGACCCCTCTGCAATTCCGACACAACGGCCGCGACGTCGCGATCTTCGTCGACGGCGGCACCAATCTGCTGGTCGCGCTGCGTGAGCTGATCGGCGACATGACGCCGAAATTCGGCTGCGGTCAGGGCGGCTGCGGCACCTGCAGCGTGCTGATCGACGGCGAGCTGCACCTCTCCTGCCTGACGCTGGCCGAGACGGTCGTCGGCCGTTCGGTCGAGACGCTCGACGGCATCAAGGACGGTCCCAACCTGCACCCGCTGCAGCGCGCCTTCGCCGACAATTTCGCCGCGCAGTGCGGCTATTGCACGCCGGGCATGCTGATGGCCGCGAAGGCGCTGCTCGACCGCAATCCGCAGCCGAGCCGCGCCGAAATCGTCGAGGCAATCTCCGGCAACATCTGCCGCTGCACCGGCTATGAGCCGATCATCAACGCCGTGCTGGCTGCCGCATCCGGCGGCCGGGCGCGCGCGTAA
- a CDS encoding xanthine dehydrogenase family protein subunit M, which yields MPVTVKTFTSTHDAAAALSSDRSARYLGGGTLVMRALNEGDISISTVVRASDQAMTRIDASGARITLGAGVTFARILAERDLGFLHAPARSIGGPAVRNMGTVGGNLFAPVPYGDFAVAMLALEAVVSVQGGLGGRDIPIDEFLQSRDRQAGTLVLAISFAKPASADAFRYRKIARIKPKGGAVITLAAHLPVNGSRIVGARVALGSMAPTPIRARAAERALEGRALDASAISAAAAAAVEGTSPGDNALASAWYRREIVGVHLKRLLSGQE from the coding sequence ATGCCAGTCACGGTGAAGACCTTCACCAGCACCCACGACGCCGCGGCGGCGCTGTCGTCGGATCGCAGCGCCCGCTATCTCGGCGGCGGCACGCTGGTGATGCGGGCGCTGAACGAGGGCGACATCTCGATCTCGACCGTGGTGCGCGCCAGCGACCAGGCGATGACAAGGATCGACGCGTCCGGCGCGCGGATCACGCTCGGCGCCGGCGTCACCTTCGCGCGCATCCTGGCCGAACGCGACCTCGGCTTCCTGCATGCCCCGGCCCGCTCGATCGGCGGACCCGCGGTGCGCAACATGGGCACGGTCGGCGGCAATCTGTTCGCGCCCGTGCCTTATGGCGATTTCGCGGTCGCTATGCTTGCGCTCGAAGCCGTCGTCTCGGTGCAGGGCGGCCTCGGCGGCCGCGACATTCCGATCGATGAGTTCCTGCAATCGCGCGACCGGCAGGCCGGCACGCTGGTGCTGGCGATCTCCTTCGCCAAGCCCGCCAGCGCGGACGCCTTCCGATACCGCAAGATCGCCCGGATCAAGCCCAAGGGCGGGGCGGTGATCACGCTCGCGGCGCATCTTCCGGTCAACGGCAGCCGCATCGTCGGCGCCCGCGTCGCGCTCGGCTCGATGGCGCCGACGCCGATCCGCGCCCGCGCCGCCGAGCGCGCGTTGGAAGGCCGCGCGCTCGATGCCTCCGCGATCAGCGCGGCCGCGGCCGCGGCCGTCGAAGGAACCTCGCCCGGCGACAATGCGCTCGCCAGCGCTTGGTATCGCCGCGAGATTGTCGGCGTCCATCTCAAGCGCCTGTTGTCCGGTCAGGAATAG